The Deltaproteobacteria bacterium DNA window AATGGGGGGAAGTTATGGACAAGTTTTCTATTTATGCCCCTCCATACCCTCCTCCACTCCTTTGGTTGTTGAAGGAGGGCCTTCAATATAATGCTTGGGTAATCGATGTCCCCGTAGGTGCTGATGATATCCAATAAGGTCTTGTTGTCCAGGATGGCGAAGATGAGGTTGATTTCATGATTGCGGAGGTGACTGAAGAGACGGCGCAGTGCAATCCCCAGGGAGAGTTCATGGCCGAGTTTCTCCCGCCATCTTTTCTCATAGATCATAAGACCATTAATGCCTTGATGGGCCAGGGCATGATTGGCTGCCACCTGGCCCGCTATCTTCGCCGTCACGATGCCCGTATAAAGTCCCCCTCCAGAGGTGGGCTTGGCCTGGGCGGCGGCATCGCCAACTACCATCACCTTTCCGGCTACCGTCCTCGGTCTGGGACCGATGGGAATAAGGCCGGCGCTGATCTTCAAAGGTCTTAAATTGAGTTTGTTCAGAAGTTTTTTCAGAAGAAAAGAGGCCCCCTTCATTTGGTAAGTGGCCAGGCCCACCCGAGCGATCCCCTCCTCGGCAGGGACCACCCAGGCGAAAAAACCGGGGGCCAGGTCTTGGTCGAAGAAGACCTCTATGAAATCAGGCCTTTCAGGTTCATACCGGACTGTGGCCTGGAGACCTAAAAAAAACTGGC harbors:
- a CDS encoding NAD(P)/FAD-dependent oxidoreductase, which codes for MMKDLGKYDCIVVGGGPVGAVAAKTAAYHGARVLLVERDETPTYPDRCTGIVSPRCLKEAELDDGVVLQEIRGGTIHAPNGRPLRIEAKDTRALVIDRRLFNLKLLEMAQEVGAEFIHHSRVVGLDNQLAIIERNDATYRAETKVIIGADGPKSQVANWAKLPPPGQFFLGLQATVRYEPERPDFIEVFFDQDLAPGFFAWVVPAEEGIARVGLATYQMKGASFLLKKLLNKLNLRPLKISAGLIPIGPRPRTVAGKVMVVGDAAAQAKPTSGGGLYTGIVTAKIAGQVAANHALAHQGINGLMIYEKRWREKLGHELSLGIALRRLFSHLRNHEINLIFAILDNKTLLDIISTYGDIDYPSIILKALLQQPKEWRRVWRGINRKLVHNFPPLKP